The DNA window ATTTACATATTTACACTTTACTCCCGGTGCTCGGGCTGAACTTTAACATGCGGCGCCGGGGTCATGCCACACGTCCTGCCCTCAGGATTCCTGGCACggaaaaaatatcaaaaattttattggaCTTCCTCGTCAGGCCTAATATCCTAGTTTAACTACGAGTGCAGGCCTGCCTAAATGGCCTTAAGTAGCGGTTTTTTCTCTTTCCTTTCACCCTCACAGCATATTGCTAAGTTTAAAATAACCTTATTAACAATTGTGATTTTGTTACCATAAGATTTCCCTAATTTAGTGCTCAGTTTTATTGTGTTGTGTCTTAAGTTGCCATGTTTTTAAGCCATGATCAAGGATCACGACTCAAATATTGACGATGTGATTTTTAAAGTACcacaagtttttaaaattgttacatttttaatctcaaaaagtttttaaatatgtcACATATAAATGTATCTATCGTACTTCAAAATGTTATAATCCCCTTCCACTTCTTTGaaccataaaataaatttaatttggagAATTAACAAAATGGCCCTTGATCAAAGCAAACTATACATCAAATGTAACTTAAagatacatatacatacaaaacatatatcttaaagatacattttttttggtaacaccacagatcttttaaataacataAGTCAGTTCTCGCAGTGCCTTACATTATATTTTAGTtctcaatttattaaaacatgaaatacCCATTCTTAAGCTCAGCAATTCTTTACTAAAAGCATTATTAGCGTGGGAAAATACTTTCTTCTGCAGTGATTTGTTTTCTCCGCGCAGTGTAAGTAAAGTGATTCGAAAACGCAGGCGAGAATCCGAGATATTGTTTTGCATTATGCCCGGGGGGAAAGGGCTGTGCAATGTCAGGTGGTAAAAGCGGGCCCAACAAGGCCTAAAGGCAGTGCCGCCAAAGTGGCGGCgaggaaaatgcaattttccagCGAAGAGGACGGGATAACGGCACACAACTGATTCACTTTAATGCAATTTGCATGAATCCGGCGGCTAACAGAGCGCCAGCAGCGCGCTGTTAACAGAGCTGTGTTTATTGCGCACATCCCAGCTCATTCATAAAAGCCAGGAGAGCAGGGACGCTCTCTCATGAGAGAGAGAGCGGCGATTGAGTTGttggctgctgctgtgctgCAATAAATACAAAGGACTCAGCATCCGCAGCAACAGTGGCGTCCAGCTCTGAGCGCAGAGTGTAGCGGAGTGTCGAGCCTCCGAGGATTCAGTCATCGCGTAGCCGCCGTGTGTGCCACACAGTCGCGGGTGAATCACGGTCTCCTCGTGCGCCGCGCCAAGTGCATTCAATCAACATAAAAAGTAATTAGAGCCCCCTCCCCTGCGCCCCCactaattaaatgcaaacaaatggCAAGTGAACAGCGGTGGCAAAACTAAAGGCCACTCAACCGCCAGCAAGTGCAATTGGAATTCAATCAAGTCGAACGGAAATTGTCGcacattaaaagtaaattaaacaaTACCCCGGCCCCTGGGTCTCTATTAGAAGTTATGGCTTCCAGCCAGCTTTGTTTCATCTGTCAATGCGTGTGACAGTCACGTGGGTGTGGGGACCGGGACTCCGACTCGgattgctattgccgctggcATGGCGATAATTTCTCACACTTCGAACGTGGCCGGGACTGGCAATGAATTTCCGCTCCAGCCTCCTGCGGATGCTTTCCTTTCGCCTCGTTTTGTTTGGCCTGGCCAGGCTCTGTGCTTTTCCTGATTTCCCGGTGGCGCCCCCTGCCCACCTGCCCCACTGTGCTTATTTGGTTAGCTAAGCCAAGCTCTGGCTTCGCTTGTGCCATAAATTAAATAGATTGACGGTGCATTTACCCTGCCCATTGCGTAAACACTTGGGCTGGGTAGTGGGCCTCCTTGGGGCATCTTCTCTGGGCCCGCTTTCACTTCTTTAAGATTAGTTAATGggattcaatttcatttgaaattgGCCACCACAGAACGTGGCAATCGCAGCTGCCGCGCTGATTACATAAGGCACGTTTCCCGAGGAAACACTTGTTGGGTTTTCCACCTcctccgcccaccgcccactcccCCACTCAACCAGACACGTAGGCTCTGGGGGGAAAGGAGTAAGTGGTTGGGGCAGCCGGAAGAGCTGGGGAAAGCGAATCACAGTTGCGCCATTAGGAACTCGGCGAAGTAAATTCAATATAAGCGGGGCCTAATGGCAGCAGTTGAGTTCCCATTTACATTCAGCCTCCATAAATTGGCATGGCTGCGAAAATCGTTGCCCACTTAAGAGGGCCCACATTTAGCAGGCGCAGCATcagcatccgcatccgcatcagCATTGTAAATGCAGCATTTCACCCTCTTCAAGTGACAAGATGAAAAAGCGTACAAGTGTGCATtctaaaaataacaaacagcTCGAGTGAGATAAAAACAGCAACTGCCGCTGCTACCGAGCTCCAAAGGTACAAAGTGCTAGCGTAAAcacagtcgcagtcgcagaaGGAGCGTAAACAAACATCGGAGCAAACTGAAACGGCTAACAAACCGCGTGGTTTGAGTGTGcgggtgtgtgagtgtgtatcTGTGAGCCCGGGCCAGAAGAGCCAGGAGCAAGCGCCACAAAAAATGTGCAAGTAATGTGCAGCAAGTGCAGTGCCATCCGTGAAATCCGCCGAAAGTGAGATTCTTCTTGGGATTATTAGCAGCGACAGCATGACGAACGGCCATTCCTGGAGGTCCTGCCTCCTGCTGGCCACCATCCTGGGATTACTCAGCCGGACCAAGGGTGAGTCGGGAAAGTGCGGAAGCCCTCGAAAGTCTGGGGATATCGGGGCATGTCTGGGGAACTCCCTCCATCTTCGGCTTAAGCAACTCTCTGCCGCTGATTGCTTTGCTTGAATTATGGAGAGCAGACGGACTAAAAAGGGAGAATTCATTTTACAGCCTTATTAAATCTGTATTACATAAATTACGCCAAGCGTTTCATTCTGAATTTTTATGAGCGCTTTACGCTTCCACATTTCACAATTCACATTTCGCATTTTCCATTGCCAGTCGCCGCTTTTATGTCATAATGAGTGCAGCCTTTTGATTTAATGACAACTGTTTGCCATAAAACAAAACACGAGCAAACACACACTGCGAGTGTGCCTGCCTTTATGTGGCCGTGATTTATTTcagttcttatttttatgataattTATCAAATATGCATAATAAAATGCCAGCAACGCGACCGTTTATGGCCCCTGCAAATTTCGCCAAATTTCATATGTAAGGTGGCAACAGCTTGCCGATCGGATTTTGTGCGCTGGGGTGGACCATGCTTAAGTACTATGATTTATTAAAGGTCAAGGCTCGGCGTCGGCTCGGAGATAGGCGGCACACAAAAACATACATACCCTTACATTTATTcattcaaatttatatttaaacatattacattgcttttaaaaaagaaatattagcCTATTAACAGGGAGCATATTACCAGTTGGTCTTCATAAGCATTCATTATCACAGACCTTAGGTATAAATTAGAGCCATTTAAAACTTATtgagtaaattaaaaaaataagtttaccACATATGACgacatattaaaatataatgagAATTTTACCAAATCTAGggtaatattatatatatatatatatatatatatatatctcccagttttttatttatttgtgccAAGTATTACTTGTTGATAATCTCACGATCGCAGCAGGCGGGATAATCAGCATTTGGAGCTATGTACTTTCCGAATTTCTTCCCAGGGGGGAGTCCATAGGCACCGCATctaaagtatataaaataatattgtttacaaaGAGCACATGCATCCCGATACCTATTTCAACACTATCAAGCTCACGTTTGGATCTCTGCCTCGCTTTTGTCTCCGCAAATAATTCGCTCACACCTTTTTGGGTGGCGTGCAGTCTGACCCTTTTGAAGGACTAGGCCATCAACGACACACTTTCCAGGATGAGCTGGATCCTTAAAAACACCCCTGGATACGGCAGCCTCGGTGTTCGAAACCAGGAGAACGGCGATCACCGCAAAAATAACGACAACTAGACGCATC is part of the Drosophila biarmipes strain raj3 chromosome 2R, RU_DBia_V1.1, whole genome shotgun sequence genome and encodes:
- the LOC108030325 gene encoding uncharacterized protein LOC108030325, which codes for MRLVVVIFAVIAVLLVSNTEAAVSRGVFKDPAHPGKCVVDGLVLQKGQTARHPKRCERIICGDKSEAEIQTCGAYGLPPGKKFGKYIAPNADYPACCDREIINK